One genomic region from Nostoc sp. UHCC 0926 encodes:
- a CDS encoding DUF5674 family protein has translation MLQELKFYIKVAVDIEHRILAGGGEMHFYCEQALLENGSKQSDIWAASFRPDTQQIIYESMVNLRPRQNRSMEIMDVKIRDIVAAIIMEFLG, from the coding sequence ATGTTACAAGAGTTAAAGTTTTATATTAAGGTAGCGGTAGATATTGAGCATCGGATTTTGGCTGGGGGAGGTGAAATGCACTTTTACTGTGAACAGGCGTTGCTAGAAAATGGCAGTAAGCAGAGTGATATTTGGGCTGCTAGTTTCAGACCTGACACACAACAGATAATCTATGAGTCTATGGTTAATCTCCGTCCCCGACAGAATCGTTCAATGGAAATTATGGACGTTAAGATTAGAGATATTGTTGCCGCAATTATTATGGAGTTTCTGGGATGA
- a CDS encoding serine/threonine protein kinase, which translates to MAKNNKNQPWKEKWIFVKDLGSGGQGYTQVVKHKDTTASEEFYVLKTLKNQEDAERRKRMHREVTDLKTLDSPSIPKVIDSNSEEFNSNVPLYMVTEYIEGNTLKQQILEQGVIDFSVAINFIKNLLKVIEYCHESGIFHRDIKPDNIIIRNNKLDDPVLIDFGISFNEIHVDETDLTGTWQQLGNRFLGLPEFRLKSNFQRDPRSDITQSCGILFFMLTALYPVELRDQEEKKPHQRHENKKILSKISADYLRLLNTIFDRAFEWQLDQRWQSIPELEIALSRLSEPIINEQKNDIRNSIEAIRNQLYSSPDYTLKSLFKSLVDKIVKEIRDTGFAIGRELGDGFSPSITTGGDEKLGKIDFAKLRFIEQFNIENIFSNKNFVAKFIGYATANEIVVLSERNEEKIELLRVSLNGEPDLVSFRERLRSFYLKGVETSI; encoded by the coding sequence ATGGCAAAAAATAATAAGAATCAGCCTTGGAAAGAGAAATGGATCTTTGTTAAAGACCTTGGTAGTGGAGGACAAGGGTATACTCAAGTTGTTAAACATAAAGACACTACAGCATCAGAAGAATTTTATGTATTAAAAACGCTCAAAAATCAAGAAGATGCTGAAAGACGTAAACGAATGCATAGAGAAGTTACAGATTTAAAAACTCTTGATTCTCCAAGTATTCCAAAAGTTATAGATTCTAACTCTGAAGAATTCAATTCAAACGTCCCTTTGTATATGGTTACAGAGTATATTGAGGGTAATACATTAAAGCAACAAATTTTGGAGCAAGGAGTAATAGACTTTTCAGTGGCAATTAATTTTATTAAAAATTTATTAAAAGTTATTGAATACTGTCATGAAAGCGGTATTTTTCATAGAGATATTAAACCAGATAACATTATTATCCGGAATAATAAACTCGACGATCCAGTATTGATTGATTTTGGTATCTCATTTAATGAAATTCATGTTGATGAGACTGATTTAACAGGAACTTGGCAGCAATTAGGAAATAGGTTTTTAGGTCTTCCTGAGTTTCGCCTTAAAAGTAATTTTCAGCGAGACCCCAGGTCAGATATTACACAATCTTGCGGGATTCTATTTTTCATGCTCACTGCGTTATATCCTGTAGAACTCCGTGACCAAGAAGAGAAAAAACCCCACCAGAGGCACGAAAATAAAAAAATATTATCAAAGATATCTGCTGATTATTTAAGACTGCTTAATACTATTTTCGACCGAGCGTTTGAATGGCAGTTAGATCAGCGTTGGCAGTCTATTCCTGAGCTAGAAATTGCTTTAAGTCGTTTATCTGAGCCTATTATTAATGAACAAAAGAATGACATTAGAAATTCCATAGAAGCAATTAGAAATCAGTTATATAGTTCACCAGACTATACTCTAAAATCTTTGTTCAAATCCCTTGTTGATAAAATAGTTAAAGAGATTCGTGATACAGGATTTGCTATAGGAAGAGAATTAGGCGATGGATTTTCTCCTTCTATCACTACTGGAGGAGATGAAAAACTAGGTAAAATAGACTTTGCTAAGTTAAGATTTATTGAGCAATTTAATATTGAAAATATATTTTCAAATAAAAATTTTGTTGCAAAGTTTATAGGTTATGCAACTGCTAATGAAATAGTTGTGCTGTCAGAACGAAATGAAGAAAAGATAGAGCTATTACGAGTTTCATTAAATGGTGAGCCAGATTTAGTATCTTTCCGTGAACGTCTTAGGTCTTTCTATTTAAAAGGGGTAGAGACGAGTATATAG
- a CDS encoding ARPP-2 domain-containing protein, translating into MASKSNLLADISLKGLEIAPSQIRGAVRIVPLLRHQVRNDLRLLRRSYDEDLAVVSLAGEMTAPGMKYFSYVVPHGLVLSWTNDGSPVGAFGGQLFKTDGKQLNYGCASVRLMHRMVKRESSNQLRFLPLHLAMEGFLSMFFSGPDIAWSEYSKYALSHGLGSRMESSFSGRYIAGLEDALRVFEIHSRQVGVLVFVAEALASAFIVPTPEDYRLLHNSLLEDFYGELLYQYALLHDTTFPISVSLDESKINDLTTLRAAVQNMRSDWASFQGFMAEGLLGHKLISQKVYTAGSFMLQRFITDLNPNEENHIEEAIIRENGELEYLKTYRLSGMQTRRVYLLSQLADHNWNLDATASKLGNTQEEFVLRLEKVGFGYLLNAEARQAALKKVKGKR; encoded by the coding sequence ATGGCATCCAAAAGCAATCTGTTAGCAGACATATCACTTAAAGGATTAGAAATTGCTCCTTCTCAAATACGGGGAGCAGTGCGGATTGTGCCATTATTGCGTCATCAAGTACGTAACGACTTGCGCTTGCTGCGTCGTAGCTACGATGAAGATTTAGCAGTTGTTTCCTTAGCAGGAGAAATGACAGCACCAGGAATGAAATATTTTTCCTATGTTGTTCCTCACGGACTAGTGTTGTCTTGGACTAATGACGGCAGTCCTGTGGGGGCTTTTGGGGGACAGCTTTTTAAAACAGATGGTAAACAGCTAAACTATGGTTGCGCCAGTGTCCGGTTAATGCACCGGATGGTGAAGCGGGAATCTAGTAATCAACTGAGATTTTTGCCACTGCACTTGGCAATGGAAGGCTTTTTATCAATGTTTTTCTCTGGCCCTGATATTGCCTGGAGTGAATATTCTAAGTATGCCCTTTCTCATGGGCTGGGTAGCCGAATGGAAAGCTCTTTTAGTGGACGTTACATTGCTGGACTTGAAGATGCTTTGCGGGTATTTGAAATTCACTCTCGACAGGTTGGGGTATTGGTATTTGTTGCTGAGGCATTAGCATCAGCTTTTATAGTACCGACACCAGAGGACTATCGACTTTTGCACAATAGCTTGTTAGAAGATTTCTATGGTGAGTTATTGTACCAATACGCTTTACTGCACGATACAACTTTTCCCATCAGTGTATCTTTAGATGAGTCAAAAATTAATGATTTAACAACTTTGAGAGCAGCAGTACAAAATATGCGTTCAGATTGGGCATCGTTTCAGGGTTTCATGGCAGAGGGACTATTAGGACACAAGTTAATTTCCCAAAAAGTCTATACTGCTGGTTCGTTCATGTTACAAAGATTTATTACTGACCTCAACCCCAACGAAGAAAATCATATTGAGGAAGCGATTATTCGAGAGAATGGTGAATTGGAGTATTTGAAGACTTACCGCTTATCAGGAATGCAGACTCGCCGAGTTTATTTGCTGAGTCAGTTAGCAGATCATAATTGGAATTTGGATGCTACAGCTAGTAAATTGGGCAATACACAAGAGGAATTTGTGCTGCGTTTAGAAAAGGTGGGTTTTGGTTATTTGCTCAATGCAGAAGCACGACAAGCGGCATTGAAAAAAGTTAAGGGTAAAAGGTGA
- a CDS encoding XisI protein: MEKLAKYRQIVRELLIAHATPNPPNEPNIECQLIFDTEHDHYQILDIGWQEFNRIYACYIHLDIKDNKIWIQHNMTEADIAQELVERGVPASDIVLGLHPPYKRPYTKYGVA; the protein is encoded by the coding sequence ATGGAAAAACTAGCCAAATATCGCCAAATTGTGCGCGAATTATTAATCGCCCATGCCACCCCAAACCCCCCAAACGAACCAAATATTGAATGTCAACTCATTTTTGATACAGAACACGATCACTATCAAATTCTAGATATTGGTTGGCAAGAGTTTAATCGGATTTATGCCTGTTACATTCATTTAGATATTAAAGATAATAAAATTTGGATTCAGCACAACATGACAGAAGCCGATATTGCTCAAGAGCTAGTGGAAAGAGGAGTTCCAGCTTCAGATATTGTTTTAGGCTTACATCCCCCATACAAACGTCCTTATACCAAATACGGTGTTGCTTAA
- a CDS encoding N-6 DNA methylase encodes MTIKIAEWQQLFQNCVSNPPLPISLPTVAIANPPYCKINLTSNSELARFEMAYKWIKHGDGSYVITSKLKTQAEQECLFVEQCLNQLQPGEIVCILVSNGILSSSNQAHFRRWLLEDMVLLIASIQLPTENFQVECGLGIITSFLILQRKGGDLPVPEDYSIFMAVADKIGFDSRSRRLFRPMTNKQ; translated from the coding sequence ATGACAATTAAAATTGCTGAGTGGCAACAACTATTTCAAAATTGTGTCAGTAATCCCCCTCTGCCAATTTCCTTGCCTACTGTAGCTATTGCCAATCCTCCCTATTGCAAAATTAATCTCACTTCCAATTCAGAACTAGCCAGATTTGAGATGGCTTATAAATGGATAAAACACGGAGATGGAAGCTACGTGATTACATCCAAGTTGAAAACCCAAGCAGAACAAGAGTGCTTATTTGTAGAACAGTGTTTAAATCAATTGCAACCTGGTGAAATAGTCTGTATCTTGGTATCTAATGGAATTCTGTCTTCATCTAACCAAGCACACTTTCGCCGATGGCTATTAGAAGACATGGTTTTGCTAATTGCTTCCATTCAGTTACCTACAGAAAACTTTCAGGTAGAATGTGGATTAGGAATTATCACCAGCTTTTTGATTCTTCAGCGCAAAGGTGGAGATTTACCAGTACCAGAAGACTACTCAATCTTTATGGCAGTTGCAGATAAAATTGGTTTTGATAGTCGAAGCCGTCGTCTGTTTCGTCCAATGACAAATAAGCAATAA
- a CDS encoding DUF5895 domain-containing protein, with amino-acid sequence MVKSRVSNNSNRSNQSTAKTAASNSKANTKTQAANKKAPNTQLSDLDIDDIDPELLSDSYNQVRRPLLPYGIVVNDKPAGLLIPEDQLEKAGWLDMPQEDDLTIVTLTEDVTGLLITQARLLVLAFVPEYIRYKSDVEDLGGSFVGLYDEYKHNLDKKTMDVCSEHALVFLDEDNQPLHTTPVVVRFKNVALWSFKSVREEFYRSLEKTFADYFQVPFSGKTDRWRSLGVLSVEFKAVKEGEGKNKHDCCKTVDYTKPTVENLSQFYLGQPTAKALIWQQHDAIAGFNEPQSLPALPGESVSVDVEVLPPNKNRNKTQSVRKSKPATKPPRKIQLIDDDDFLDETDDLEAELDDDFEEEDDELDDEE; translated from the coding sequence ATGGTTAAATCTAGGGTTTCAAACAACTCTAATCGCTCCAATCAATCTACTGCCAAAACTGCTGCTTCTAATTCCAAAGCTAATACCAAAACTCAAGCAGCCAATAAGAAAGCACCTAACACTCAATTGTCAGACCTTGATATTGACGATATTGACCCAGAACTTCTCAGCGACAGTTATAACCAAGTTAGACGACCGTTACTGCCTTACGGCATTGTCGTTAATGACAAACCCGCCGGACTTCTAATTCCAGAAGACCAGCTAGAAAAGGCTGGCTGGCTTGATATGCCACAGGAGGACGACCTAACCATTGTCACCCTAACTGAAGATGTTACTGGACTCTTAATTACTCAAGCACGGTTACTAGTTTTAGCTTTTGTGCCAGAGTATATCCGTTATAAATCAGATGTTGAAGACTTGGGTGGTTCTTTTGTTGGGCTTTATGATGAATACAAGCATAATCTTGACAAGAAAACAATGGATGTGTGTTCAGAACATGCACTGGTGTTTCTAGATGAGGATAATCAACCCCTGCATACTACTCCTGTCGTTGTCCGCTTTAAGAATGTAGCTCTCTGGAGTTTTAAGTCAGTGCGTGAGGAATTTTACCGTTCTTTGGAGAAAACCTTTGCTGACTATTTCCAAGTGCCATTTAGCGGCAAAACCGATAGGTGGCGTAGCTTAGGTGTGCTGTCAGTCGAGTTCAAAGCTGTAAAAGAAGGCGAAGGTAAGAATAAACACGACTGTTGTAAGACTGTAGACTATACCAAACCCACAGTTGAAAATCTGTCTCAATTTTATTTGGGTCAGCCCACAGCTAAAGCCTTAATTTGGCAACAGCATGATGCGATCGCTGGTTTTAATGAACCTCAATCACTACCTGCTTTGCCAGGAGAATCGGTATCTGTAGACGTGGAAGTATTGCCACCAAATAAGAATAGGAACAAAACTCAAAGCGTTCGTAAATCCAAACCAGCGACCAAGCCACCTCGCAAAATTCAACTTATTGACGATGATGACTTCCTCGATGAAACCGACGATTTGGAAGCTGAGTTAGACGATGATTTTGAGGAGGAAGACGATGAACTAGATGATGAGGAATAG
- a CDS encoding XisH family protein: MAKDLFHQAVKQALIKDGWTITSDPLIIRIERVKLEIDLAAEKVFAAEKDEQKIAVEVKSFINPSVITDFHNALGQFLNYRLALEMTEPDRILYLAVPIDIFNTFFQERFTQAAISHYALKIIAYKPNTEEIIEWKN, from the coding sequence ATGGCCAAAGACCTATTCCACCAAGCCGTCAAGCAAGCCTTAATCAAAGACGGATGGACAATTACTAGCGATCCATTAATCATTCGCATCGAGCGCGTTAAACTAGAGATTGATCTTGCTGCTGAAAAAGTATTTGCTGCTGAAAAAGATGAGCAGAAAATTGCTGTAGAAGTTAAAAGCTTTATCAATCCCTCCGTCATTACTGACTTTCATAATGCACTAGGGCAGTTTCTCAACTATCGCCTTGCCTTAGAAATGACTGAGCCTGATCGTATCCTCTATTTAGCTGTTCCTATTGATATTTTTAATACTTTTTTTCAGGAGCGTTTTACTCAAGCGGCAATATCACATTATGCCCTAAAAATAATAGCATATAAACCGAATACAGAGGAGATAATCGAATGGAAAAACTAG
- a CDS encoding type IV secretory system conjugative DNA transfer family protein: protein MNLYQKNLPDNQITANSTLIEVSSFQAPLASIDFGKLFQQYNNPQGWMMVGGILFVILLLQISGSGKGKITTGKVSGVSEKLAATNLALKQIKEHKHNKVTLWSGTPRYWVKGKWRSLIANLQIILGAAPTVWFPNAERGTLVIGAPGSGKTYSTIDRMLESAMQQGFPILLYDKKGDQLRLHAPLAARYGYKVRVFAPGEPFSGVINPLDYMRDARDGVMAGEIGQVINRNASSGGKSDEFFAKAGDLLAKALLQLVKGSPYPDMAMLYAVLRLPKLVQRLDHAVQSKRLDEWVATSFIQFLSAKDAEKTISGILTTAAGTFSSFIQADLLRAFIGKSDIPTKLEGREMVVFKLDDERRSVVGPLLAAAMHLMIVGNLSRPRKDPLIISLDELPSIKLDRLPQWINEYRSNGACFILGIQSLEQLYDIYGDKMGSAIASACSTHVLFNPGNYKTAEDYSKRYGEKEVLIKNRTTGRSLGGQMSRSISWSENLQKMPVISADEILKFPQGKCVITSPGYSSDGQASIPYPLIIPVSKADEKRAHDSEALWDTQVKPALESQVIIPDIKTLTQALHERIESAARMLPLPEEDVAPAHESSSSETDVLENFPARVYQTPGLQG, encoded by the coding sequence ATGAACCTTTACCAGAAGAATCTACCAGACAACCAGATCACTGCTAACTCGACATTAATTGAAGTGTCATCCTTCCAAGCACCTCTGGCTAGCATTGACTTTGGCAAGTTGTTTCAACAGTATAACAATCCCCAAGGTTGGATGATGGTAGGTGGAATACTGTTCGTTATACTGTTGTTGCAAATCAGTGGTAGTGGTAAGGGAAAAATTACCACTGGTAAAGTCTCCGGTGTCAGCGAGAAACTAGCAGCAACTAACCTAGCACTCAAGCAAATCAAGGAGCATAAACACAATAAAGTTACCCTGTGGTCTGGTACTCCTCGCTATTGGGTAAAAGGCAAGTGGCGATCGCTAATTGCTAATCTACAAATTATACTTGGTGCAGCACCTACAGTTTGGTTTCCCAATGCCGAAAGGGGAACACTGGTAATAGGTGCGCCTGGGTCTGGTAAAACCTACTCTACCATAGACCGGATGCTAGAAAGTGCGATGCAGCAAGGTTTTCCGATTTTACTCTATGACAAGAAGGGCGACCAACTACGACTCCATGCACCCCTAGCTGCCCGTTATGGTTACAAAGTACGAGTATTTGCCCCCGGTGAACCCTTTAGCGGTGTGATCAATCCTTTGGATTATATGCGTGATGCACGCGATGGGGTAATGGCGGGGGAAATTGGACAAGTGATTAACCGCAATGCTTCCAGTGGTGGTAAAAGTGATGAGTTTTTTGCTAAAGCCGGGGACTTGTTAGCTAAGGCACTTTTACAGTTAGTCAAGGGTTCACCTTACCCAGATATGGCGATGCTTTATGCTGTGCTGCGGTTGCCAAAACTGGTACAGCGTCTTGACCATGCGGTACAGTCCAAAAGGTTGGATGAATGGGTGGCGACTTCGTTTATTCAATTTTTGAGTGCCAAGGATGCAGAGAAGACTATTTCTGGGATTTTGACCACAGCAGCAGGTACTTTCTCATCTTTCATCCAAGCTGATTTGCTGAGGGCATTTATAGGGAAATCGGACATTCCCACTAAGCTTGAAGGTAGAGAGATGGTGGTGTTCAAGCTAGATGATGAACGCCGTAGTGTGGTTGGGCCTCTGCTGGCAGCTGCAATGCACTTGATGATTGTTGGTAATTTAAGCCGTCCCCGCAAAGACCCGTTGATTATTTCTTTGGATGAATTGCCATCTATAAAACTAGACCGCTTACCTCAATGGATTAATGAATATCGTTCCAACGGTGCCTGCTTTATTCTGGGTATCCAAAGTTTAGAGCAACTTTACGATATTTATGGGGATAAGATGGGGAGTGCGATCGCATCAGCTTGTAGTACTCATGTTTTGTTTAATCCTGGTAACTACAAAACGGCTGAGGATTACTCAAAGCGTTACGGTGAGAAGGAAGTGCTGATTAAAAATCGTACCACAGGGCGATCGCTTGGCGGACAAATGAGCCGTTCAATTAGCTGGAGTGAGAATTTGCAAAAAATGCCTGTAATCAGTGCTGACGAAATTTTGAAATTTCCTCAAGGCAAGTGCGTAATTACCAGTCCTGGTTACAGTTCCGATGGACAAGCTTCTATTCCTTATCCTTTAATTATTCCAGTGTCCAAAGCCGATGAAAAACGGGCGCATGATAGTGAGGCTCTTTGGGACACACAAGTTAAACCTGCTTTAGAAAGTCAGGTGATAATTCCTGATATTAAAACGCTAACACAAGCATTACATGAACGCATTGAGTCAGCCGCGCGAATGTTGCCATTACCAGAAGAAGATGTAGCACCTGCACATGAGTCTAGTAGCAGTGAAACTGATGTTTTAGAAAATTTCCCAGCACGAGTTTATCAAACACCAGGATTGCAAGGATAA
- a CDS encoding M23 family peptidase, whose amino-acid sequence MKIPKAWISLLVVITCIIYSIATQATINTIGDGNLPTRIVEVANPQSRLPATKVLLPDWSRISLAQLPGISQSGAIDGSPYSQTLGYDLSRTWNVGMTPDQYLKLGDISEALQAEEFSLQAIQAIALDTVPEANTDINSIDLNKIALSEFPLIGEQTLSHLAQIVPELAKTQVNNITPVATLLKSHLIAASNLTLAQVLTQYEVGQMKLGEIDLSKFSISSIPNLDAVQLQQFTGWMNSNVSDIPGLGQVPLGLMPNPITEIGSLVMRIDVVYGPAENRRHNTISGSDVQGFSVPCTEKDCAYLELDDLENTGRQERGQLEGKQWISGKYQEVEGGRGILKAVNNGREPTGRLPFGKAFKVVVMEPDETTDTVDTALFFRFCAWRMGCTPYFIGPVPFFSYKVNSLIFVGNLSEQRTNTASLPTGATREPKASTTNRTGVREKINPCTFSNASRSITDQSFSGIDLRSLSNAIAEIESAGSGDYKAIGIHTCADGGLNCGRALGRYQFMSYNPYAVKLIAAKPGGQEFLSQVEQGHQATEAELFEFFPPADQDRAFMADMANKIQVTQEQIDPATGEPFTGERLIERVAQKHFGGDYSKVDGNGSDALGRLSLKDYGKTALASYRNSNSDNRTLTCSPNVNSSYISTAKNTENGR is encoded by the coding sequence ATGAAGATACCAAAAGCATGGATATCTCTTCTGGTTGTCATAACTTGTATTATTTATAGTATCGCCACACAAGCTACAATCAACACAATTGGTGATGGCAATTTACCGACTCGAATTGTAGAAGTTGCAAATCCTCAGTCTCGACTACCTGCTACTAAAGTTTTGCTGCCAGACTGGAGCCGCATTTCTCTGGCCCAGCTACCAGGTATCAGTCAATCTGGTGCAATTGATGGCAGTCCCTACAGCCAGACACTAGGTTATGACCTGAGTCGCACTTGGAATGTTGGTATGACTCCTGACCAATATTTGAAGTTAGGAGATATCAGTGAAGCATTACAGGCAGAGGAGTTTTCTTTGCAGGCGATCCAGGCGATCGCTCTGGACACAGTACCAGAGGCGAACACAGATATTAACAGTATAGATTTAAACAAAATTGCCTTGAGTGAATTTCCTCTGATTGGGGAGCAGACATTGAGCCATTTAGCTCAGATTGTTCCAGAATTAGCTAAGACACAAGTAAACAATATTACACCTGTTGCAACCTTACTAAAATCTCACTTAATTGCTGCATCTAATTTAACACTAGCTCAGGTACTAACACAGTATGAAGTTGGGCAAATGAAGCTGGGAGAAATCGACTTGTCAAAGTTTTCTATTTCTTCAATTCCTAACTTAGATGCAGTACAGCTACAACAATTTACAGGTTGGATGAATAGCAATGTTTCGGATATTCCTGGTTTGGGACAAGTACCTTTAGGATTAATGCCTAATCCCATCACTGAAATTGGTAGCTTAGTAATGCGGATTGATGTAGTTTATGGGCCAGCAGAAAACCGCCGTCACAATACGATTTCTGGTTCAGACGTGCAAGGGTTTTCTGTGCCTTGTACTGAAAAAGACTGCGCTTACTTAGAATTGGATGATTTGGAGAATACAGGTCGTCAGGAACGTGGTCAGTTGGAAGGTAAACAGTGGATTTCCGGTAAATACCAAGAAGTCGAGGGCGGGCGGGGTATCCTCAAAGCAGTGAATAACGGTCGGGAACCAACAGGACGGCTACCGTTTGGTAAAGCTTTTAAGGTGGTGGTAATGGAGCCGGATGAAACCACTGATACGGTAGATACGGCTTTGTTCTTTCGGTTCTGTGCTTGGCGAATGGGTTGTACACCTTATTTTATCGGGCCTGTTCCTTTTTTCAGCTACAAGGTTAACTCCCTGATATTTGTAGGCAATTTGAGTGAACAGAGGACAAATACCGCGTCTTTACCAACCGGAGCGACAAGAGAGCCTAAAGCTAGCACTACCAACCGTACTGGAGTAAGAGAGAAGATTAATCCATGCACGTTTAGTAATGCTAGTCGGTCGATAACAGATCAATCATTCTCCGGTATTGATTTGCGATCGCTCTCAAATGCAATTGCGGAAATTGAGAGCGCTGGTAGCGGGGATTACAAAGCCATTGGCATACATACCTGTGCGGATGGGGGGTTAAATTGTGGTCGCGCTCTTGGTCGCTACCAGTTCATGAGTTATAACCCCTATGCAGTGAAGTTAATTGCTGCCAAGCCTGGAGGTCAAGAGTTTCTGAGTCAAGTGGAGCAAGGGCATCAAGCAACAGAGGCTGAACTATTTGAGTTTTTTCCTCCAGCTGACCAAGATAGGGCATTTATGGCTGATATGGCTAACAAAATTCAAGTGACACAAGAGCAAATCGATCCGGCTACAGGAGAGCCATTTACGGGTGAACGCCTAATTGAACGAGTGGCTCAAAAGCATTTTGGTGGTGATTACAGCAAAGTTGATGGAAATGGCTCAGATGCCCTCGGTCGTCTCAGTCTCAAAGATTACGGCAAAACCGCTTTAGCTAGTTATCGCAACAGTAATAGCGATAATCGAACGCTGACCTGTTCTCCTAATGTAAATTCTAGCTACATCAGCACTGCTAAAAATACTGAAAATGGGAGGTAG